The genomic window TCGCGGTCAGCCGCGCATTTCCCCTGATCATGAAGGACCACTCGACTTCTTTATGCCAATGCAGTTCGCGAACACCGCCAGCGTTCAATCTCATATTGACGCCTGCGATGGTATCCGACGCCGCGAGCTCACGCGCGGTCACTTGCCGTGTCCATCCGCCCGTGCCCTGGCGAATGTGCGAATCCGAGAACGAAAATTTGAGATTCGGCAGTGTCCCGTGATCGGTCTTGGGAGGATTGATGATATCCGGATTTTCCGCATCGCGGATTGGATCGCGCGGGCCTGGATCTGTCCCTCCATGGTCCGCATCGCGCTTAGGTTCGATTGTGCTTTGCGCCCGTGTGCTTGCCGCCATACCAACTGCTCCCATCGCACTCAGCAACAACCTTCGTGACAATCCCATCGGTGACCTTTCACGTTCAGAGGATAAGGTCGTGATCAGGTGCAGGATAAGGCTGTGGTCAATGACAGGTTCCGAAACGCGCGAACACAGGATCGCGATTGTAACCTATTCGCGTGACCGCACTCAGCCCGCCACGATGGATTCGAGTTCATCGAGATCGTTCTGCGCCAGCTCAAGTTTGCTTGAGGCGAGGTGAGGCCGATGTGACGCACCAGGCCCTGGCGCTGCAGATCGGCAAGCACCGTGAGCGGCGCTTCGATCGAGCCTTCCGCAGGGCCATGGACGTCGAACATGATGTGAAGGTTGACCACGTCGATCACGTCGCGGTCGAGATTGCGGCGATTGTCGTTAACCGTCTGGATCAGCTCTTCGCGCGAGTAGGCTGGATCCCAAGACCCATAAGACGAGACGACAGGTAGGGGTTGTTGCTCCGTCTGATAATCGCCGATATCGATGCGCGCGGATGAACGATGCGCTATGAGCCGACCAGGGAGCGGGGGCTTGCATGTCGGTTGCGATCACATTTGGACCGTGCGGCCTCTGCGGCCGTGACATTGAAAAAAACGAGACCGATCCATGCTGCGTCACAGTCCTGCAATGATGCGTCAGCCGTTCGTATTCGTTTTTTTGTTTTTCTTTGGGGTCACGGTCGCGCAAGCCGCCGGGGTGAAGAACTTCGACATTCCCGCCAGCCCGGCGGGGCCGGTGATCAGAGTCTTGGTTTGGACGCCTTGCACACAGCCCCCTCAGGAAATGGATGCGCGCGGAGCCACCTTTTTCGCTGTGCCCGCGTGTCCGGTCACCGGAGAAAAGCTTCCGCTCATCGTGATGTCGCACGGCCGGAGAGGATGGTTCGGCGGTCACCACGATACGGCCGCGGCCCTGGCGGACGCTGGATTTGTCGTTGCAGCGCTCAATCATCCCGGTGACACCATGCGCGACACGAGCGGCACCGACAGTCTTTCCGTTCTTGTCGAGCGGCCCACAGATATGAAGCGGTTGGTCGACTACATGCTTGACGTGTGGCCAGATGCATCACGCATTGATGCTCAGCTTATCGGGCTCTACGGCTTCTCCTTTGGTGGGTACACCGGTCTCGTCGTCATCGGAGGCAATCCTGATTTACGGAAAGGTTTGCCGAACTGCGAAACGTCGAACCTGAAGGCTTGCAAACAGCTCGAAGGTGGCGAGCTTCCCGGTCAGCCGATCACCCATGATCCGCGCGTCAAGGCCGCCGTCATCATCGATCCCTATCCGGTGTTCGTCTTCCCTGAGGAAAATCTAAAAGGAATAACGGTCCCGATCCAATTGTGGAGTTCTGACCCGGCGCAAAATGCGGATGGTCTATCGGGGTGCTGTGCAGCAGCGATCAATCAAAAGCTTCCGACAAAGCCGGACTACCATTTCGTGGAGAATGCCAAACACTTGTCTTTCCTCGCGACCTGCACTCCGAAGGAAGCACAGGCGGCTCCTGCCATTTGTACGGACGCCCCACGCTTCGATCGCGTTGATTTCCATAAGAGGCTTCACTCGGACATTGTCGCCTTTTTCCGCAAGCATTTCGCTCAAAGCGCTAAGCCGTAGCGGGCTTGATCACGACGCACCAAAAGCATCCGGCGGCGCGGCCCACGGGAATTGCGCGAGCACCGCCTGTGCGGCGTGCCGGTCGGGCGGGGCGGGATCGAGCGCCCGCGCCAGCGCGTCGATGTCGCGCGCCCGTTCGGGTGTCACGCCG from Nitrobacteraceae bacterium AZCC 1564 includes these protein-coding regions:
- a CDS encoding putative dienelactone hydrolase (product_source=COG4188; cath_funfam=3.40.50.1820; cog=COG4188; superfamily=53474; transmembrane_helix_parts=Inside_1_12,TMhelix_13_31,Outside_32_335), whose product is MLRHSPAMMRQPFVFVFLFFFGVTVAQAAGVKNFDIPASPAGPVIRVLVWTPCTQPPQEMDARGATFFAVPACPVTGEKLPLIVMSHGRRGWFGGHHDTAAALADAGFVVAALNHPGDTMRDTSGTDSLSVLVERPTDMKRLVDYMLDVWPDASRIDAQLIGLYGFSFGGYTGLVVIGGNPDLRKGLPNCETSNLKACKQLEGGELPGQPITHDPRVKAAVIIDPYPVFVFPEENLKGITVPIQLWSSDPAQNADGLSGCCAAAINQKLPTKPDYHFVENAKHLSFLATCTPKEAQAAPAICTDAPRFDRVDFHKRLHSDIVAFFRKHFAQSAKP
- a CDS encoding hypothetical protein (product_source=Hypo-rule applied; smart=SM00880), with the translated sequence MTPERARDIDALARALDPAPPDRHAAQAVLAQFPWAAPPDAFGAS
- a CDS encoding hypothetical protein (product_source=Hypo-rule applied), whose translation is MTHQALALQIGKHRERRFDRAFRRAMDVEHDVKVDHVDHVAVEIAAIVVNRLDQLFARVGWIPRPIRRDDR